The window GCTATTGGGTTTTTAAGGTTTTTGCATGAGAGAGAAGCGCAGCAGCTGGAAGGCCCCGGAGGCCGCCGGGCCGGTGGAACTGCCTGCCACAGGAGTCTGAAGGAGGGCGGGGGGTCACCTGCTGCTGTGTTCCATGCCCACTTAGGGGACAAGCTGTGTAGGGAGTGGGTGCCCTGCCAGGCTCAGTGTAGCTAACGCAACAGTATTATTGCAAAGGCCAGCCGAGGtatagccccccctcccctcagctgGTCCTGCCCGGGCGTCTCTGCCGCTGCAAAGCGGGCCCTTCGGTGTACATTCGGCTCTTGCGGACATGGCGCCATTGTTTAATTTGTACTTTTGGCGTTAGAACAGGGTGTCTCgcctttatttatttctttatttatgatGCACATTAATTAAAAAAAGGTGCTGATGAGAGGAGCCGCCTTCTGGAGTCATGACTGCTGACGCTGCCTTGCCTTCCCATGGGTGCCCGATGCCTTCCGCACCCTGCCCCTGATGTGGGTTGCGGAGGACGGGGAAGACGTTGGGCGCTGCGGGGGAGGAAGACTCCAAACTGTGTCCCGAGAAGGTCCACGAGATGTCTCCTGCACAGGCAGGGGGGTGTCGCTGaaggtcccccaccccccaattagCCCCATGGCGATGCCGTTTCCCCTGCTGTCCCACAAAAGGGCTTTTAGATTTTTGAGAAAAATCAGCAATTGCTGTTATGCTACAGAGCGATATTTTCATGGCAACCTGTTGCTGCGATCCACTAGTTTCTCTGAATTCTCATCTTTCGTTTTTCCAAAAACGGCTATTGCCCTTTTTATTGCCAAGATACAAGGGGAAAGGCCAAGTTGGCTTCTGAATGGAACGAGAAGGGGGAGCTGCAAGAGCACTGCAGCGAGTCAGGAGTTCACGGCTTAATTGAttgtgcaacacacacacacacgccccaaATCATGCAGTGGCAATGAAACCAACTGGAGAATCTCAGCGGGAAGGCAGCCAAAGAGTTAAAAATGAAAGAGTGCTGGCGGGGCAGCCAGAAAGAAGACTGAGGGAAGGGGCCCAGGGAAGGGGGGGCCCAGCTCTGCATTCCGGCACAACATCTGGGCTGATGCAGGATGCAAGGGAGGGTCCTCTTCCCCGAGTTGCCAAAGCAAGTCAGGCTGGGCCGGGTGTTTGCAAAGGAGACTCCTAGAAACCTTGAAGGGGAGCAGGGAGAGGACCCCCACTCTTTCCTGCCTCCATCGGCCTGACAAGCACCCCACCTCCGTTTTTGTGGAGCTGCTCAGGCCGAGGGCTGCTTCTCTGCAGTTGGAGAGAACTGGGGGAGTGCTGCAGTTGTCTGACCCCCAACTACCCTGGGCCTCAGCCAGACCTCCTCTGGCAAAAATAGGCCTTGGGTCCCTTAGGCAGCTGCCTGGTGCTGAATCGGAGGGCTCTGACCGGAAGCTGCTCTCCAGGGCTCCCCAGGAGTGGCTGACTGATGGAGGGGAaggccttccagctccccctccctcctagaGGCCAGGTGGCCGTGGGTTGCTCAGATCTCCCAAGGAACTGGTCCGACCCCAATTGCCAAGGTGAGAGACAGCCTGCCTGCCTGACAgcaccttcctctttctcttcctgaaTGTCTGtccacggggggtgggggggagagctgtGGGGGCTgcccccaaccccaaagagggGCCTAGTTTTTTGGGGGTCGGGAGATGGGGCTGGGGAAGCAGCCTTCTACAGCAGACGATCTGGCAGCGTCAGCTTCTCCGGTGTGCTCCGGCCCAGGGCGTCGTAGGTGAGGTGGCCGTAGGTGTGGCCAAACCGGAACTTGTAGCCTAGAAGAAGACAGGTGGGGTGGGAGAAGGCTGCTGAGGACTGGGAGCACTCTGCACGTGCCCTGCCCAGCACTCTGCTGCTGGGGGGCGCTGTCCTGCTCAGTCACCCCTTGCTTgccctcactttttttttttttaagaagaagatattggatttatatcccgccctccactccgaagagtctcagagcggctcacaatatcctttaccttcctcccccacaacagacaccctgtgaggtgggtggggctggagagggctctcacagcagctgccctttcaaggacaacctctgccagagctatggctgacccaaggccattccagcaggtgcaagtggaggagtggggaatcaaacccggctctcccagataagagtccgcacacttaaccactacaccaaactggctctccttttggcTTCAGATCCAGTCTGGGGGAGTGTTCTGGTGGGCTTCCCACAGAGAGCTTGCTCTGGTTTGGCAGCCAAGCCGGAACCCAGGGGTTTTTTGGAGGATCCACCCGACATCGTCTTCAAATCGTTCATTTTGTGTGTGATCTTTCCCTGGCTGGGGAACTTCCTTTTCAGAGAGATCACAGTCAAATCACCCTTTTTCCCCCACATGGGTGGCAGGTGTGTGTTTTCCTAAGACCTGCTCCCGTTGGTGCCATTCCCTTGGCCTCAGCCCCCATGAAACCCCCTTCCCCACACACGGACTTTGGTGGGGTTTTAAAATCAACACTACAGCAGGATAACATCAATATTAATCCACGACCACAATCTAGTGCCTGAATTTCCAGCTCTCATTTTAAAAAACTAGCACTTTTTTGTTGCGGAtgtagaaagggaaagaagaagaaggcgacattggatttatattccgccctccacttcgtAGTGTGGAAGAAAGCGGTTGTCTGCATGCCATGTTACTGCAGGTTTTGCAGCAGCTGAAACAAAAGGGAAGACTTCTGGGATACGgtaatttttgttttttgccattttctgggcctGCTCAcgggatgtatgtgtggggggggaggtatttgtgaatttcctgcattgtgcagggggttggattagatgaccctggaggtcccttcttcCAATTCTAAGATTCTGTGGCTGCAGCTGCTTTGCTGTCCCTGCATGTCGAGATGCGCTGGTGTGAGGACATCTGGTTTTCTATTTGCTGTCTCTGTTAGGAGCCAAACAGCAGCCCCTGGGCAGTTGTGGTCCAGTCAGGGATGGGCCTGGAGTGGGGAAAGGGGTCACTAGCTGGGCGGGGCCTTCTTGAGGTGTAAGTTCCAAATGCCCAGGCCCTTCTGCCCAGCCCCTTCACCTCACGGTGCTGTTGAGAGCAGACTCTCAGAAGTTGAGCCCTCTTGGAAATGCGAGGCAAGAATTGCTGTCTTGCTTCCTCCCGGAATAAACAGCACAAGGCAATAACAGAAGAGATGGGCGGTTTGTGCCTAGAGttccctttgggggtggaggcaggggtgggggtctTTGTGGCCTGGCCCCCCTGGAGGCTGAATGGGGGCTGAAGCTATGTGGTGGCctccccagcaccccccccccggggaacTTTGGGCTGCTGCAGCCTGGGAGCCCCAGAGCAGGTGGGCCCCTCCCTTGTGGGTTCCTGTCAAGTTGAGGCCCAGTCTGGCCGGCAGAGTTTCTGTGGCTTTGGTATCGCGGAGTGACCCCTGCTGGGGCCCGTCTCTGCTGCCACAGCTGTGAGCCCAGTTGCCCAGCCCTCCCCCAGCTCACCTGGCACATAGCCTTGGTAGTGGGGCAGGAGGCCCTTGTCGGCGGGGTAGGTCTTCACCAGCGGTGGCAAGACTTGGCCGTTGCCCTTCCAGCGAGCGCTGCTCTCCCAAGAGGTCTCCTGCCCTTCTTTCCGAAGCATCTGTCGAAACTCCGCCCAGGCCCGGCGGGTCAGGCTCGGGTAGCTGGCCCCGATCAAATAGCGGGCACGGGGGATGAAGCCTGTGAAGCCTGCAGCAGCCACCCACGGGTTACCTCCTGGGTCCCAGGGCGGGCCAGGGCCAGCGGCTCTTCTGGGAGCACCCCGCCAGCATCTCTGGCCCCCCCTGGAAAGTGGCAAGCCAACAGAGTAACGTGGCAATGGAAGCGGGAAAAAGCCCGTAGGCATCCACGTAAACAAACCCGAGATTTGCCAGTTATTTTATACACTTATGCACTTATGTGGGAGACCAACATAAGCCGTCTTTGTCTGCAGAATAGTTGGAGCGTTGGTCTCCCACATCAGTTGAAAATATGTTTTGAAGCTCGGACAAGCCTATTGTGAAAGAGGGCATCAGGCGCGTCCCCGTTGCGTCCTTTTGTCTTCCTGCCTCTCATCTTCACCCTAGCTGCAAGAAGATTTGGAGCACAGGACTCCACCTTCACGGCTGGAGTCCCAGCTCTAAGGAACAATTACAAGGATTTTTATCCCAAAGAAATAGACTACTGCTTTAAGTATATGGCCTTCGGGTATGGGTGTGTCTTATATCTGCACCTTTGGTACTGGATGATTCTATGAGGATATTTGATTGTATAAAATAATTGGAAAATCGGGGGGGTTGTTTACATGGAGGCCCCGTGGAAAGTGGCAGACCCCGTGGCCTCCATGCAGCGACgctcaccaccacccccctccgtGGCCCCGGAGCCTCACCTGGAACGAAAGACTTCTGGGGCTCGCCACCCTCCGCTGCTGCATCAGGTTCTCTGTGAGGAGCACAGCTGGGCCCAGGGGGGGCAGGAGTTGCCACTGGAAGCTTCTCTTCGGCAGGGGGGAGCTGAGGGCAGGGAAGGGACAAGGCTAAAGGTCAAGCCTCTGGTGGGCTTCTGGCATAAGAAgataagacaagccctgttgggttacgccagtggcccctccagtccaacactctgtgtcacataagaacataagagaatccatgttggatcaggccaatggcccatccagtccaacactctgtgtcacataagaacataagagaagccctgttggatcaggccagtggctcctccagtccaacactctgtgtcacataagaacataagaaaagccctgttgggtcaggccagtggcccatccagtccaacactctgtgtcacataagaacataagagaagccctgttgggtcaggccagtggcccctccagtccaacactctgtgtcacataagaacataagagaagccctgttggatcaggccagtggcccctccagtccaacactctgtgtcacataagaacataagagaagccctgttggatcaggccagtggcccctccagtccaacactctgtgtcacataagaacataagagaagccctgttggatcaggccaatggcccatccagtccaacactctgtgtcacataagaacataagagaagccctgttggatcaggccagtggctcctccagtccaacactctgtgtcacataagaacataagaaaagccctgttgggtcaggccagtggcccatccagtccaacactctgtgtcacataagaacataagagaagccctgttgggtcaggccagtggcccctccagtccaacactctgtgtcacataagaacataagagaagccctgttggatcaggccagtggcccctccagtccaacactctgtgtcacataagaacataagagaagccctgttggatcaggccagtggcccctccagtccaacactctgtgtcacataagaacataagagaagccatgttggatcaggccaatggcccatccagtccaacactctgtgtcacataagaacataagagaagccatgttggatcaggccaatggcccctccagtccaacactctgtgttacagaagaacataagagaagccctgttggatcaggccaatggcccctccagtccaacactctgtgtcccataagaacataagagaagccctgttggatcaggccaatagcccctccagtccaacactctgtgtcacataagaacataagagaagccctgttggatcaggccagtggccacccagtccaacactctgtgtcacataagaacataacagaagccatgttgaatcaggccagtggcccacccagtccaacactctgtgtcacataagagaagccatgttgggtcatgccaatggcccatccagtccaacactctgtgtcccataataacagaagataagccctaatggatcaggccaatggcccatccagtccaacactctgtgtcccataagaacagaagagaagccatgttggatcaggccagtggcccatccagtccaacactctgtgtcacataagaacagaagagaagccctaatggatcaggccagtggccacccagtccaacactctgtgtcacataagaacataacagaagccatgttgaatcaggccagtggcccacccagtccaacactctgtgtcacataagaacataagagaagccatgttggatcaggccagtggcccatccagtccaacactctgtgtcacataagagaagccatgttgggtcatgccaatggcccatccagtccaacactctgtgtcccataataacagaagataagccctaatggatcaggccaatggcccatccagtccaacactctgtgtcacataagaacagaagagaagccatgttggatcaggccagtggcccatccagtccaacactctgtgtcacataagaacataagagaagccatgttaaatcaggccagtggcccacccagtccaacactctgtgtcacagaagaacataagagaagccctgttggatcaggccagtggcccatccagtccaacactctgtgtcacataagagaagccatgttgggtaagtccagtggcccatccagtccaacactctgtgtcacagaagaacataagagaagccctgttggatcaggacaatggcccatccagtccaacactctgtgtcacataagaacataagagaagccctgctgaatcaggccagtggcccatccagtccaacactctgtgtcacataagaacataagagaagccatgttgaatcaggccagtggaccatccagtccaacactctgtgtcacataagaacataagagaagccctgttggatcaggccaatggcccatccagtccaacgctctgtgtcacaaaagaacataagagaagccacgttggatcaggccagtggcccatccagtccaacactctgtgtcacataagaacataagagaagccctgttggatcaggccaatggcccatccagtccaacgctctgtgtcacaaaagaacataagagaagccatgttggatcaggacaatggcccatccagtccaacactctgtgtcacataagaacataagaaaagccctgttgggtcaggccagtggcccatccagtccaacactctgtgtcacataagaacataagagaagccctgttgggtcaggccagtggcccctccagtccaacactctgtgtcacataagaacataagagaagccctgttggatcaggccagtggcccctccagtccaacactctgtgtcacataagaacataagagaagccctgttggatcaggccagtggcccctccagtccaacactctgtgtcacataagaacataagagaagccatgttggatcaggccaatggcccatccagtccaacactctgtgtcacataagaacataagagaagccctgttggatcaggccagtggctcctccagtccaacactctgtgtcacataagaacataagaaaagccctgttgggtcaggccagtggcccatccagtccaacactctgtgtcacataagaacataagagaagccctgttgggtcaggccagtggcccctccagtccaacactctgtgtcacataagaacataagagaagccctgttggatcaggccagtggcccctccagtccaacactctgtgtcacataagaacataagagaagccctgttggatcaggccagtggcccctccagtccaacactctgtgtcacataagaacataagagaagccatgttggatcaggccaatggcccatccagtccaacactctgtgtcacataagaacataagagaagccatgttggatcaggccaatggcccctccagtccaacactctgtgttacagaagaacataagagaagccctgttggatcaggccaatggcccctccagtccaacactctgtgtcccataagaacataagagaagccctgttggatcaggccaatagcccctccagtccaacactctgtgtcacataagaacataagagaagccctgttggatcaggccagtggccacccagtccaacactctgtgtcacataagaacataacagaagccatgttgaatcaggccagtggcccacccagtccaacactctgtgtcacataagagaagccatgttgggtcatgccaatggcccatccagtccaacactctgtgtcccataataacagaagataagccctaatggatcaggccaatggcccatccagtccaacactctgtgtcccataagaacagaagagaagccatgttggatcaggccagtggcccatccagtccaacactctgtgtcacataagaacagaagagaagccctaatggatcaggccagtggccacccagtccaacactctgtgtcacataagaacataacagaagccatgttgaatcaggccagtggcccacccagtccaacactctgtgtcacataagaacataagagaagccatgttggatcaggccagtggcccatccagtccaacactctgtgtcacataagagaagccatgttgggtcatgccaatggcccatccagtccaacactctgtgtcccataataacagaagataagccctaatggatcaggccaatggcccatccagtccaacactctgtgtcacataagaacagaagagaagccatgttggatcaggccagtggcccatccagtccaacactctgtgtcacataagaacataagagaagccatgttaaatcaggccagtggcccacccagtccaacactctgtgtcacagaagaacataagagaagccctgttggatcaggccagtggcccatccagtccaacactctgtgtcacataagagaagccatgttgggtaagtccagtggcccatccagtccaacactctgtgtcacagaagaacataagagaagccctgttggatcaggacaatggcccatccagtccaacactctgtgtcacataagaacataagagaagccctgctgaatcaggccagtggcccatccagtccaacactctgtgtcacataagaacataagagaagccatgttgaatcaggccagtggaccatccagtccaacactctgtgtcacataagaacataagagaagccctgttggatcaggccaatggcccatccagtccaacgctctgtgtcacaaaagaacataagagaagccatgttggatcaggccagtggcccatccagtccaacactctgtgtcacataagaacataagagaagccctgttggatcaggccaatggcccatccagtccaacgctctgtgtcacaaaagaacataagagaagccatgttggatcaggacaatggcccatccagtccaacactctgtgtcacataagaacataagagaagccctgctgaatcaggccagtggcccatccagtccaacactctgtgtcacataagaacataagagaagccatgttgcatcaggccagtggcccatccagtccaacactctgtgtcccataataacagaagataagccctattggatcaggccagtggcccctccagtccaacactctgtgtcccataataacagaagataagccctattggatcaggccaatggcccctccagtccaacactctgtgtcacataagaacataagagaagccctgttggatcaggccagtggcccctccagtccaacactctgtgtcccataataacagaagataagccctaatggatcaggccaatggcccatccagtccaacactctgtgtcacagaagaacataagagaagccatgttcgatcaggccagtggcccatccagtccaacactctgtgtcacataagaacagaagagaagccatgttggatcaggccaatggcccatccagtccaacactttaaagcccctccctgcccccattgCCTCAGCCTTTGTGCCCAGCACTAAGGACTTCTGGGCAAGGGGTGGGCCATGCTCAGTACATAGCAGAGCATCTCTCTGGCCAGCAAAAGGTCCCGGGTCAAATCCATGGCACCGCTAGCTTAAAAAAGAGACAGGGAGTAGGTGGCAAGACGTTTCTCTTCTTAAGACCTTGGAGAGTCACGGCCTGTCTGAGCAGACCCCCCTGGCCTTGGTGAactggggtctgattcagtggaaggcagcttcatggggcaGACTTGCCCAGCAGCAGAAGCCCTGCCCTCAAACATCTAAGCAGGCTGCTTaggctggggagggatggtggctcagtggtagagcatctgcttggtaagcagaaagtcccaggttcaattcccggcatctccaactaaaaaaggtccaggcaagtagggatGAAAAACCTtcgcttgggaccctggagagccggtgccagtctgagtagacaagactgactttgataggcccagaggggtctgattcagtagaaggcagcttcttaagtgtttgggagggacagtggctcagtggaagagcatctgcttggtaagcagaaggtcccaggttcaatccccggcatctccatctaaaaagggtccaggcaagtagacgtgaaaaacctccgcttgagatcctggagagccatgaatgggctgtggctcagtggtagagcatcagcttggtaagcagaaagtcccaggttcaatccccggcatctccacctaaaaagggtccaggcaaataggtgtgaaaaacctctgcttgagaccctggagagccgctgccagtctgagtagacaagactgactttgatggacccaggaagGCAGCTTCAGAACGAGCCTCGGCCTCCTTCCCAGTCCCTCCCCCCTGCTGGTGGGATGTAAAGGCCCAGAGATCCCCCTCCCTACTCGAGGCTGATGAAGAGAGCTTCAGCTCAGACCCTGAATGTCACTTTGGTCTCTAAGGAGCTTCTGGGTTCTAATCTAACTGGTTTTTCTTAAAACCAGAGTCTGATTGCAGGAACACAAACTGCAATTCTCTGACTGCTCTGCCGGTGGCG is drawn from Heteronotia binoei isolate CCM8104 ecotype False Entrance Well chromosome 4, APGP_CSIRO_Hbin_v1, whole genome shotgun sequence and contains these coding sequences:
- the CIMIP2B gene encoding ciliary microtubule inner protein 2B — encoded protein: MALAPPRHASPSLTTPQPHYLPGYRGHCPRLKFTLGETYGKLTSQLLSSPEGPCHGQLLLQSTWIPPAYRGLVEEEAGEGPGANASFFSSCTIPGYTGFIPRAQNHFAKTYGQVCKEAQQEFARQLARGAGERRACQAARTPPQDAKPEFDLPPAEEKLPVATPAPPGPSCAPHREPDAAAEGGEPQKSFVPGFTGFIPRARYLIGASYPSLTRRAWAEFRQMLRKEGQETSWESSARWKGNGQVLPPLVKTYPADKGLLPHYQGYVPGYKFRFGHTYGHLTYDALGRSTPEKLTLPDRLL